CTAGAACCATGCCGACGCTTACTGTTATAAAACATTTCGATGTAATCAAAAATATCACTGCGGGCTTCTTCCCGCGTTCCGTAGATCTTTTTCTTTATCCGTTCGCGTTTCAACAACTGGAAAAAGCTTTCTGCAACCGCATTATCATGGCAGTTACCGCGACGGCTCATGCTGCCTTCCAGGCCGTGTGATTTCAGGAACGACTGCCACTCATGGCTTGTGTACTGACTGCCCTGATCCGAATGAACCAGCACCTGTTTTTGGGGATTACGCCGCCATACAGCCATCAGCAGTGCGTTCAGGACAATGTCCTTTGTCATCCGGGATTGCATGGACCAGCCGATAATTTTGCGTGAGAACAGATCAACAACCACGGCAAGATACAGCCAGCCTTCGTGGGTCCTGATGTAGGTTATGTCCGTTACCCAACGCTCATCCGGAGCATCCGGATTGAACTGTCGCTGGAGCCTGTTGGGCGACACGATACTGGCCTCGCCTTTACGTGCCCGCGGGCTCCGGTATCCGACCTGAGCCTTTATCCCGACACGTTTCATCAGTCGCCAGACCCTGTTCACTCCGCACTGTTGCCCGCTGTCACGCAGATCCAGATGGATTTTGCGATAACCATAGACGCATCCCGATTCCAGCCAGAACTGTTTAATCTGTCCTGTCAGTCTCAGGTCTGCCTGATGGCGTTGTGAATGCGGCTGCTGAAGCCAGGCGTAAAAACCACTGGGATGAACATCCAGCACCCGACAGAGCAGGCGAACAGGCCAGCAACAGGTGTTGTCACGGATAAAGGCGTACCTCAGTCGGACAGCTTTGCGAAGTACGCCGCGGCTTTTTTTAATATGTCCCGTTCGTCGGTAACCCGCTTCAGCTCTTTCTGGAGACGGCGGATCTCGGCCTGAGCATCTGACTGTTCTTTATTTGTGGAAGAATCCGGACCGTACTTCTTTATCCAGGCGTAAAGGCTGTGGGTGGTGATATCGAGACGTGTTGCAACGCTGGCAACAGAATAACCGCGATCAACAACCTGTTTGACTGCTTCAGTTTTAAACTCTTCGGGATAACGCTTACCGCTCATGGGCACCTCTCTTTAAGCCATCTTAAATGACTCTAAGGTGTCTGTTAAACCCGTGGCGATTCATATGCATCCATCTTGCATGCATAGAACCAGACATATTCAGAGCCAAACATCATCAACCCATCGCGAACTTTCCTGGCCCTGAAATTACGGGACTCACCCGGTTCGATACCGAAAATATAGTTGCTCAATGGCTCAGGTGACTGATCCTTGAACATTCGCTGGACTGACTGCAGTTTTGCCTCAAAAAGCTCGTTATAAAAATGGTTATATTGGTAGTTTCCTTGCTGATATATCTTTTTCTGCGACCCATCCGCATGATGGTAGAAACCTTTGACTATCATGCTGGCTTTCTGTTTTTGAATGTTAATTTTTACCCACAGGTCCATGTACTCGCCGGGTTTCATATGGATCTTCTGCTGGCCGCTACAGGAGTATTTGTCGCTATCGTTGTTAAAAAATGCCATAGCCACAAGCAATATTGCCAGAACCACAGTCACGGCGACGATAGGCTTGAACATTTTATTATTTATCATGCTCCCCCCTGAAGAGATAGTTTTTACATACATCACCGGCGCTTGCAGAAGAACGGCAATGAACTAAAGACTCGAATAAAATGTCTACTGAATCATTCTCAAGATAATAAAAAACATCTTGTTCATCACACTGAAATGATTCCGCTTGAATGAGCGCCGCAATACGCTGCTTCGCCTCTTCACTTTTACTGAGCACCTGTACTTTACAGCCAGCGATAGTCTCCGCAGCACTCAATGGCAACGTGCCTAATTGACGCAATGACTGTAAATTGAATAAACCAAAAAATAGCGGTATTAGCAGCAAAGACCACATTATGTAGAATGGCTTTATGCAAGACTTCAGCCCTTTTACCACAGGTAAAGGCTGACTCTCCTGGCGAGTCGTTGATGTGACTTTCACGTCTTCAGGCAGCAGAAGCCCTATCCTGGGTTTAGTCACCAGAATATCTTTATCCACTCCCAGATCGCGGAATCCTTTTCTCAGCATTGAGATATTTTGACTGAGGTTACTGTCGCTATCCACTAGCTCGTTTTTTTTAAAAATATCATCCAGCAGCGTATCTCTGGCGATAACCGCCCCTTGATTTTTAATGAAGTACTCAAGTAAGACGCTGACCGACGTAGCTAATGAGATATTGTCTTTTGTTTCGAGATGGGTCAGAGAGCGATCTAAAGCATCGAATCGTATTGTATCTTCGAAAATATAATTCATATTTCCCCCCCAAAAGTATGGTGGGTAATGTAACAATTTAAAACTAGATAAATTTAGGGATTCTTCTATCTATGAAACATTATCTTTTCTTATGTAAGGTAAATGATAAAGTGCTGATGTTTATCCATAAATTGATTACATCTGCTTATTCTATTGTTTATATATTGAAAAAAATTAACAATGCGCAAAGAGAGAACCAATAGATAAATTTATTTATTTTATTAACAATGAGTTATCGTGTTTCAATTATGTAAAATCATGTTCTTTTTTTACCAAATATTGGCATGAAAATCGATTCAGCACTCCTTCGTCTTTCAGACTACACGAGTCAGAAAACTGTCCTTTTATGTTCTACTTGAGCAGGTGGCTTAAGTATATACACAAAAATAAAGGGGATTGGTCACTTACCGTACGTTATTCTATCTATTCATCTGCCTGAGGTCTAACAGACTCACTCATTTTCAGAATATTCATTTGGCTTAAACTTATCTTCAATGCCCGCGATGAGGTCATCCTTAGAGCAGTAAAGAGGCGGTGTGCGGGGAATATCCCAGAAGGTAGCATGAACCTCCCATACCCGCACTGAAAGAGTGGCAGGCAGGAGATGAATTTATACCCTTATAAGAAGGAGTGTTATTTTTGATATTCCTTGTTATTCTGCTGAATTGTTGTCCAGGTAATTATCATTCAACATGCTGTTCATTCAGGGAATGACCTGGCCACGAAGTTGTACTTGCCGAC
This Klebsiella sp. RHBSTW-00484 DNA region includes the following protein-coding sequences:
- a CDS encoding IS3 family transposase (programmed frameshift) translates to MSGKRYPEEFKTEAVKQVVDRGYSVASVATRLDITTHSLYAWIKKYGPDSSTNKEQSDAQAEIRRLQKELKRVTDERDIFKKSRGVLRKAVRLRYAFIRDNTCCWPVRLLCRVLDVHPSGFYAWLQQPHSQRHQADLRLTGQIKQFWLESGCVYGYRKIHLDLRDSGQQCGVNRVWRLMKRVGIKAQVGYRSPRARKGEASIVSPNRLQRQFNPDAPDERWVTDITYIRTHEGWLYLAVVVDLFSRKIIGWSMQSRMTKDIVLNALLMAVWRRNPQKQVLVHSDQGSQYTSHEWQSFLKSHGLEGSMSRRGNCHDNAVAESFFQLLKRERIKKKIYGTREEARSDIFDYIEMFYNSKRRHGSSEQMSPTEYENQYYQRLGSV
- a CDS encoding winged helix-turn-helix domain-containing protein, encoding MNYIFEDTIRFDALDRSLTHLETKDNISLATSVSVLLEYFIKNQGAVIARDTLLDDIFKKNELVDSDSNLSQNISMLRKGFRDLGVDKDILVTKPRIGLLLPEDVKVTSTTRQESQPLPVVKGLKSCIKPFYIMWSLLLIPLFFGLFNLQSLRQLGTLPLSAAETIAGCKVQVLSKSEEAKQRIAALIQAESFQCDEQDVFYYLENDSVDILFESLVHCRSSASAGDVCKNYLFRGEHDK